The proteins below come from a single Melospiza melodia melodia isolate bMelMel2 chromosome 12, bMelMel2.pri, whole genome shotgun sequence genomic window:
- the LOC134423955 gene encoding tubulin alpha-3 chain-like isoform X3 — MGRGDDSFNTFFSETGAGKHVPRAVFVDLEPTVVDEVRTGTYRQLFHPEQLITGKEDAANNYARGHYTIGKEIVDLVLDRIRKLADLCTGLQGFLIFHSFGGGTGSGFASLLMERLSVDYGKKSKLEFAIYPAPQVSTAVVEPYNSILTTHTTLEHSDCAFMVDNEAIYDICRRNLDIGRPTYTNLNRLIGQIVSSITASLRFDGALNVDLTEFQTNLVPYPRIHFPLVTYAPIISAEKAYHEQLSVAEITHACFEPANQMVKCDPRHGKYMACCMLYRGDVVPKDVNAAIATIKTKRTIQFVDWCPTGFKVGINYQPPTVVPGADLAKVQRAVCMLSNTTAIAEAWARLDHKFDLMYTKRAFVHWYVGEGMEEGEFSEAREDLAALEKDYEEVGLDSIEAEAEEGDEY, encoded by the exons aTGAAGTACGTACAGGCACGTATAGGCAGTTATTCCATCCTGAGCAGCTCATTACTGGGAAAGAAGATGCAGCCAATAATTATGCCAGAGGCCATTATACCATTGGAAAAGAGATTGTTGATTTAGTGCTAGACCGCATTCGCAAACTG GCTGACCTCTGCACAGGGCTGCAAGGCTTCCTTATCTTTCATAGTTTTGGTGGAGGCACTGGTTCAGGGTTTGCATCACTGCTCATGGAAAGGCTATCTGTTGACTATGGCAAGAAATCTAAACTGGAGTTTGCAATTTATCCAGCACCACAAGTTTCCACTGCTGTAGTGGAACCCTACAACTCAATTCTAACTACCCACACAACATTAGAGCATTCAGACTGTGCCTTTATGGTAGATAATGAAGCCATTTATGATATATGTCGTCGTAACCTGGACATTGGCCGTCCTACTTACACCAATTTAAACCGATTAATTGGGCAGATTGTTTCATCCATCACAGCTTCACTACGTTTTGATGGAGCCCTCAATGTAGATCTGACAGAATTTCAAACTAACCTGGTTCCATACCCACGAATCCATTTCCCCTTGGTAACATATGCCCCTATCATCTCCGCTGAAAAAGCATATCATGAGCAGTTATCTGTGGCTGAAATTACCCATGcttgctttgaaccagccaaccAGATGGTCAAATGTGACCCTCGCCATGGCAAGTACATGGCCTGCTGCATGTTATACAGAGGCGATGTTGTGCCCAAAGATGTCAATGCAGCCATTGCCACTATCAAGACTAAACGTACCATTCAGTTTGTGGATTGGTGCCCAACTGGATTCAAG GTGGGCATTAACTACCAGCCTCCAACTGTGGTGCCAGGTGCTGATCTTGCCAAGGTGCAGCGGGCTGTGTGTATGCTGAGTAACACAACTGCTATTGCAGAAGCATGGGCTCGGCTTGACCACAAATTTGATCTCATGTATACTAAACGTGCCTTTGTGCATTGGTATGttggggaggggatggaggaaggAGAATTTTCTGAAGCTCGGGAAGACCTGGCTGCCCTTGAAAAGGATTATGAAGAAGTTGGCCTAGACTCAATAGAAGCAGAGGCTGAAGAAGGAGACGAATATTGA